Proteins encoded in a region of the Sphingomonas jaspsi DSM 18422 genome:
- the leuC gene encoding 3-isopropylmalate dehydratase large subunit, which produces MTGQPRTLYEKIWDDHVVERRDDGTCLIYIDRHLVHEVTSPQAFEGLRADGRRVRRPDLTLAVADHNLPTTARTGPDGTRLPIADPASAEQLAALEQNVAEFGIPYIKDTAPEQGIVHVVGPEQGFTLPGTTLVCGDSHTAAHGALGALAFGIGTSEVEHVLATQTLLLKRSKTLEIRVDGSLGFGVSAKDVILAIIGRIGTAGGTGHVIEYRGSTFDAMTVEGRLTIANMSIEGGARSGLFAPDDKTFAYLKGRPMAPQGESWDRAVERWRRLRSDEGATFDQSVRLSASDIAPTVSWGTSPEDVVAITGAVPGLDSFTDPAKRQAAARALDYMGLSPGQRMQDVALEHVFIGSCTNSRIEDFRAAATVLNGRRIAGTIRQALAVPGSGLVKRQAEAEGLDRIFIEAGFEWREPGCSMCLAMNPDKVPPGERCASTSNRNFMGRQGPGARTHLLSPAMAAAAAVTGRLTDVRDLLDASNGDLAA; this is translated from the coding sequence ATGACCGGCCAGCCGCGCACGCTGTACGAAAAGATCTGGGACGATCATGTGGTTGAACGCCGCGACGACGGCACCTGCCTGATCTACATCGACCGTCACCTCGTCCATGAAGTCACCTCACCCCAGGCGTTCGAAGGGCTGCGCGCCGACGGCCGCCGGGTTCGCCGCCCCGACCTGACGCTGGCGGTGGCGGACCACAACCTGCCGACCACGGCGCGCACCGGTCCCGACGGCACCCGGCTGCCGATCGCGGACCCGGCCAGTGCCGAGCAGCTCGCCGCGCTCGAACAGAATGTCGCCGAGTTCGGCATTCCCTACATCAAGGACACCGCGCCGGAGCAGGGCATTGTCCACGTCGTCGGGCCCGAACAGGGCTTCACCCTGCCCGGCACCACCCTGGTGTGCGGCGACAGCCACACCGCAGCCCATGGCGCGCTGGGGGCACTCGCGTTCGGCATCGGGACTAGTGAAGTAGAACATGTGCTGGCGACGCAGACGCTGCTGCTCAAGCGGTCGAAAACGCTCGAAATCCGGGTCGATGGCTCGCTCGGCTTCGGGGTGAGCGCCAAGGATGTGATCCTCGCCATCATCGGTCGCATCGGCACGGCGGGCGGCACCGGCCACGTCATCGAATATCGCGGCAGCACCTTCGACGCGATGACCGTGGAGGGCCGACTGACGATTGCCAACATGTCGATCGAGGGCGGCGCCCGCTCGGGCCTGTTTGCCCCCGACGACAAAACCTTCGCCTACCTTAAAGGTCGTCCGATGGCGCCGCAGGGCGAAAGTTGGGATCGCGCGGTAGAGCGCTGGCGCCGCCTGCGCAGCGACGAGGGCGCGACCTTCGACCAATCGGTGCGCCTGTCCGCCAGCGACATCGCGCCGACGGTCAGCTGGGGCACAAGTCCCGAAGATGTCGTTGCGATCACCGGGGCCGTTCCAGGCCTCGACAGCTTCACCGACCCGGCCAAGCGGCAGGCCGCGGCGCGAGCGCTCGACTATATGGGCCTGTCGCCGGGCCAGCGGATGCAGGACGTCGCGCTGGAGCATGTCTTCATCGGCAGTTGCACCAACAGCCGGATCGAGGATTTCCGGGCCGCCGCCACCGTCCTCAACGGCCGTCGCATTGCCGGTACCATTCGTCAGGCGCTCGCCGTTCCCGGTTCGGGCTTGGTCAAGCGACAGGCCGAGGCGGAAGGGCTCGACCGCATCTTCATCGAGGCCGGTTTCGAATGGCGCGAACCGGGCTGTTCGATGTGCCTGGCCATGAACCCGGACAAGGTGCCGCCGGGCGAGCGTTGCGCGTCGACCTCGAACCGCAATTTCATGGGGCGACAGGGACCGGGAGCGCGGACCCACTTATTGTCGCCAGCGATGGCCGCCGCCGCTGCCGTCACCGGGCGCCTGACCGACGTGCGCGATCTCCTGGACGCATCGAACGGGGACTTGGCAGCATGA